The Corallococcus soli genome contains a region encoding:
- a CDS encoding lipopolysaccharide biosynthesis protein, which produces MKPRSVGGNFAWSLSAGLIYAAAQWGVLVAFARLGTMEELGDFALALAITAPVLLMARMQMRTLQATDARGAFGFEHYLGLMVLNVVAGVAVCCAIAGAVASSPRAMAVIALVALAKGFEALSEVFYGALQRAERLALIARSTIAKSVLSVVLVALTLWLTRSPVAAAAALALSWAIVLLLFDAHAFRREFRDAHPWRPLWRTPWREQGPRVKALFLLCYVLGVTSLLGALRPNLPRYLLEAHAGQAELGMFAALAYFTALGGRVVQSLAQAVSPRLGRYHAEGDSRRFGRMLAGFTGAAALVGLCAIAGAALLGRWALTLFYGAAYAQNLELFVWLMGAAALEYLCVSLQVGLTAARELKGQVVLLIASVVVVALGSAWWVPRVGPVGAAWALGLGWLTELCGSVWLVVRAWRHLRHPAVAPALEVAARAPVDARERTAG; this is translated from the coding sequence GTGAAGCCACGCTCGGTGGGGGGCAACTTCGCCTGGTCGCTCTCCGCCGGGCTCATCTACGCCGCGGCGCAGTGGGGCGTGCTCGTGGCCTTCGCCCGGCTGGGCACGATGGAGGAGCTGGGCGACTTCGCGCTGGCGCTGGCCATCACCGCGCCGGTGCTGCTGATGGCCCGCATGCAGATGCGCACGCTCCAGGCCACCGACGCCCGGGGCGCCTTCGGCTTCGAGCACTACCTGGGCCTGATGGTCCTCAACGTGGTCGCGGGCGTGGCGGTGTGCTGCGCCATCGCGGGGGCGGTGGCGTCCTCGCCCCGCGCGATGGCGGTCATCGCCCTGGTGGCGCTGGCCAAGGGCTTCGAGGCGCTGAGCGAGGTCTTCTACGGCGCGCTCCAGCGGGCGGAGCGGCTGGCGCTCATCGCCCGCTCCACCATCGCGAAGAGCGTGCTGTCGGTGGTGCTGGTGGCGCTGACGCTCTGGCTCACGCGCAGCCCCGTCGCCGCGGCGGCCGCGCTGGCGCTCTCCTGGGCCATCGTGCTCCTGCTCTTCGACGCGCACGCCTTCCGGCGCGAGTTCCGCGACGCCCACCCCTGGCGGCCCCTGTGGCGCACGCCGTGGCGCGAGCAGGGCCCGCGGGTGAAGGCCCTCTTCCTGCTGTGCTACGTGCTGGGCGTCACCTCGCTGCTGGGGGCGCTGCGGCCCAACCTGCCCCGCTACCTGCTGGAGGCGCACGCCGGCCAGGCGGAGCTGGGCATGTTCGCCGCGCTCGCGTACTTCACGGCGCTGGGGGGCCGGGTGGTGCAGTCGCTGGCGCAGGCCGTGAGCCCCCGGCTGGGGCGCTACCACGCCGAGGGGGATTCGCGCCGCTTTGGCCGGATGCTGGCGGGCTTCACGGGGGCCGCCGCGCTGGTGGGGCTGTGCGCCATCGCGGGCGCGGCGCTCCTGGGGCGCTGGGCGCTGACGCTCTTCTACGGGGCCGCGTACGCGCAGAACCTGGAGCTGTTCGTCTGGCTGATGGGGGCCGCGGCGCTGGAGTACCTGTGCGTGAGCCTCCAGGTGGGGCTCACCGCGGCGCGGGAGCTGAAGGGCCAGGTGGTGCTGCTCATCGCGTCGGTGGTGGTGGTGGCGCTGGGCAGCGCCTGGTGGGTGCCCAGGGTGGGACCGGTGGGGGCCGCGTGGGCGCTGGGGCTCGGGTGGCTCACGGAGCTGTGCGGCAGCGTCTGGCTGGTGGTGCGGGCCTGGCGACACCTGCGTCACCCCGCGGTCGCGCCAGCGCTGGAGGTCGCGGCGCGGGCACCCGTGGATGCTCGGGAGCGGACAGCCGGTTGA
- a CDS encoding O-antigen ligase family protein has product MSWLRCTGLGFIAALYVLAGRWGFHRLAEAVPEVNPFLELRLWVVMGGLVLASVGLMLRAMREPRPGEARFDPPLAAALVGFFGYLCASALWAPAPDFALRKVYDLGLLLVMSVGFGLAALRQPAPRVLDAFWGIVVLATGLLALTGVRQLLGGGGGARLAVMGGGPNIFARLMGLLALGALYFWYWRGQAWLWIPLAATGVILALLTGSRGGTVAILAGVTTCLVVGRVPVRRLLMLTLLATVAVTAVTLFSPLGKALTRSVEERFLRLTLNYEQGAGGASSSNGQVYLSGREILYASALQLGRDHPVTGAGLAAFPGLGLGVYPHNLFLEVFCEGGAVGLLFFAGVLGAFLRTALTRRRGLDGATVGAAVLVLLGSQSSGDLYDSRALFLLMVMASCTAVAGRGAAVTAPLPLQAMPGATR; this is encoded by the coding sequence GTGAGCTGGCTGCGATGCACAGGCCTGGGCTTCATCGCGGCGCTCTACGTGCTCGCGGGCCGCTGGGGCTTCCACCGGCTGGCGGAGGCCGTGCCGGAGGTCAACCCGTTCCTGGAGCTGCGGCTGTGGGTCGTCATGGGCGGGCTGGTGCTCGCCTCCGTGGGGCTGATGCTGCGCGCCATGCGCGAGCCGCGGCCCGGCGAGGCGCGCTTCGACCCGCCGCTCGCCGCCGCGCTGGTGGGCTTCTTCGGCTACCTGTGCGCGAGCGCCCTCTGGGCCCCCGCGCCGGACTTCGCCCTGCGCAAGGTCTACGACTTGGGCCTGCTGCTGGTGATGAGCGTGGGCTTCGGGCTCGCCGCGCTCCGGCAGCCCGCGCCCCGGGTGCTGGATGCCTTCTGGGGCATCGTCGTGCTGGCCACGGGGCTGCTCGCGCTCACCGGCGTCCGCCAGCTGCTGGGCGGGGGCGGGGGCGCGCGGCTGGCGGTGATGGGCGGAGGCCCCAACATCTTCGCGCGGCTCATGGGGCTGCTGGCGCTGGGCGCGCTCTACTTCTGGTACTGGCGGGGCCAGGCGTGGCTGTGGATTCCCCTGGCGGCCACCGGCGTCATCCTCGCGCTGCTCACGGGCTCGCGCGGGGGCACCGTCGCCATCCTCGCGGGCGTCACCACCTGCCTCGTGGTGGGGCGCGTGCCGGTGCGCCGGCTGTTGATGCTGACGCTGCTCGCCACGGTGGCCGTCACGGCCGTGACGCTCTTCTCCCCCCTGGGCAAGGCGCTGACCCGCTCCGTGGAGGAGCGCTTCCTGCGCCTGACGCTGAACTACGAGCAGGGCGCGGGCGGCGCGTCCAGCAGCAACGGCCAAGTGTACCTGTCCGGGCGCGAGATCCTCTACGCCTCCGCCCTCCAGTTGGGCCGGGACCACCCGGTGACGGGGGCGGGGCTCGCCGCGTTCCCCGGGCTGGGCCTGGGCGTGTACCCGCACAACCTCTTCCTGGAGGTGTTCTGCGAGGGCGGCGCCGTGGGGCTGCTGTTCTTCGCGGGCGTGCTCGGCGCCTTCCTGCGCACGGCGCTGACGCGGCGGCGCGGCCTGGACGGCGCCACCGTGGGCGCGGCGGTGCTGGTGCTGCTGGGCAGCCAGTCCAGCGGCGACCTCTACGACAGCCGCGCCCTCTTCCTCTTGATGGTGATGGCCTCCTGCACCGCGGTCGCGGGACGCGGGGCCGCCGTCACCGCACCCCTTCCCCTTCAAGCCATGCCAGGAGCCACCCGATGA
- a CDS encoding polysaccharide biosynthesis tyrosine autokinase: protein MTRAPDNEDELGLGGYLAILVERRKTIAATLALTLGVGALYLLSATPVYRANAVLQIEQKGGSLGQLDELLSDAPSVAATEMEVLGSRALLGRVADALRLGVSAEPRYFPVLGAALARAHEGPDLAPVPWWGQRTYAWGGERLQVERLNVPEALEDLPLTLVALESGAYVLQDPDAVELLRGEAGTAATTPPDAAHEVELLVSELHARPGTRFQLMRRSRMTVVEDLQRALRLGEKGVGTGVLTLTLEGPDPKLALTTLQALADTYVQSNVERRSDEAGRTLSFLDSQLPGLRQGLERAETALRDYRTGKGGVDLGLEAQAILNRSVELEKSISELALERSELRQRFTRHHPLLVATGSKLARLRTERAELTAQLKGMPNAELVSAQLTRDVKVANELYLQLHNKAQEYRVLKSSTISNARIIDAPVVTRRPVRPTKPDVLAVCLVLGLAVGVAFAFTKQALQPGVSNPAALEAALAKPVYASLPVGPDRPSRDSGRLAILARTRPRDRTTEGLRALRTRLQLTLKDSPHNVVVLTGTAPGAGTSFVALNLAWVLAESGRRVLLVDANLRGGWLHRCFRDARAPGLAEVLRGTAPLEKALQPDVAPHLSFLASGELPPDPAELLASDRFTALVAYLTARYEFVLFDTPSILAVTDAALVGRHAGVSLAVVRSGAHPMREVAAALHQLEGNGVPVKGVVLNGVPRSRSGRAVSGIYQYDAPSPS, encoded by the coding sequence ATGACGCGCGCCCCCGACAACGAAGATGAGCTGGGTTTGGGTGGCTATCTGGCCATCCTGGTGGAGCGTCGGAAGACGATCGCCGCCACCCTCGCGCTGACGCTGGGCGTGGGCGCGCTGTACCTGCTCAGCGCGACGCCGGTGTATCGCGCCAACGCCGTGCTCCAGATAGAGCAGAAGGGCGGCAGCCTGGGCCAGCTGGACGAGCTGCTCTCGGACGCACCCAGCGTCGCGGCCACGGAGATGGAGGTCCTCGGCTCCCGGGCGCTGCTGGGCCGGGTGGCGGATGCGCTGCGGCTGGGCGTCTCCGCGGAGCCCCGCTACTTCCCGGTGCTGGGCGCCGCGCTCGCGCGTGCCCATGAAGGCCCGGACCTGGCGCCCGTCCCCTGGTGGGGCCAGCGCACGTACGCCTGGGGCGGGGAGCGCCTCCAGGTGGAGCGGCTGAACGTGCCGGAGGCGCTGGAGGACCTTCCGCTCACGCTGGTGGCGCTGGAGTCCGGCGCGTACGTCCTCCAGGACCCGGACGCGGTGGAGCTGCTGCGCGGCGAGGCGGGCACCGCCGCCACGACGCCACCGGACGCGGCGCACGAGGTGGAGCTGCTCGTCTCCGAACTGCATGCCCGCCCGGGGACGCGCTTCCAGCTGATGCGGCGCTCGCGGATGACGGTGGTGGAGGACCTCCAGCGCGCGCTGCGCCTGGGCGAGAAGGGGGTCGGCACCGGCGTGCTCACCCTGACCCTGGAGGGACCGGATCCCAAGCTGGCCCTGACGACGCTCCAGGCCCTCGCGGACACGTACGTGCAGTCCAACGTCGAGCGCCGCAGCGACGAGGCCGGCCGGACGCTGAGCTTCCTCGACAGCCAGCTGCCCGGCCTGCGCCAGGGCCTGGAGCGCGCGGAGACGGCCCTGCGCGACTACCGCACGGGCAAGGGCGGCGTGGACCTGGGGCTGGAGGCCCAGGCCATCCTCAACCGGAGCGTGGAGCTGGAGAAGTCCATCTCCGAGCTCGCCCTGGAGCGCTCGGAGCTGCGCCAGCGCTTCACCCGGCACCACCCGCTGCTCGTCGCCACCGGCAGCAAGCTGGCCCGGCTGCGGACGGAGCGCGCGGAGCTCACCGCCCAGCTCAAGGGCATGCCCAACGCGGAGCTGGTGTCCGCGCAGCTCACGCGCGACGTGAAGGTCGCCAACGAGCTGTACCTCCAGCTGCACAACAAGGCGCAGGAGTACCGGGTGCTCAAGTCGAGCACCATCTCCAACGCGCGCATCATCGACGCGCCCGTGGTGACGCGCCGCCCGGTGCGCCCCACGAAGCCGGACGTGCTCGCGGTCTGCCTCGTGCTGGGGCTGGCGGTGGGCGTCGCGTTCGCCTTCACGAAGCAGGCGCTCCAGCCGGGCGTGTCCAACCCGGCCGCGCTGGAGGCGGCGCTCGCGAAGCCCGTCTACGCCAGCCTCCCGGTGGGGCCGGACCGCCCGTCGCGCGACAGCGGCAGGCTCGCCATCCTGGCGCGGACCCGGCCGCGCGACCGCACCACCGAGGGCCTGCGCGCCCTCAGGACCCGGCTCCAGCTCACGCTGAAGGACTCCCCCCACAACGTCGTCGTCCTCACGGGGACCGCCCCGGGCGCGGGCACGTCCTTCGTGGCCCTCAACCTGGCGTGGGTGCTGGCGGAGTCCGGCCGGCGCGTGCTGCTGGTGGACGCGAACCTGCGCGGAGGCTGGCTCCACCGCTGCTTCCGGGACGCGCGCGCGCCGGGCCTGGCGGAGGTGCTGCGCGGCACCGCCCCGCTGGAGAAGGCGCTGCAGCCCGACGTGGCCCCCCACCTGTCCTTCCTGGCCTCGGGCGAGCTGCCGCCGGACCCCGCGGAGCTGCTGGCCAGCGACCGGTTCACCGCGCTCGTGGCGTACCTGACCGCCCGCTACGAGTTCGTCCTCTTCGACACGCCCTCCATCCTCGCGGTGACGGACGCGGCGCTCGTGGGCCGGCACGCGGGCGTGAGCCTGGCCGTGGTGCGCTCCGGCGCGCACCCGATGCGGGAGGTGGCCGCGGCGCTGCACCAGCTGGAGGGCAACGGAGTGCCGGTGAAGGGCGTCGTCCTCAACGGCGTGCCGCGCTCCCGCTCCGGCCGCGCGGTGAGCGGCATCTACCAGTACGACGCCCCCTCCCCGAGCTGA
- a CDS encoding glycosyltransferase family 4 protein, whose translation MKIVYLHQYFNTPTMHGGTRSYELARRLVGMGHEVHMVTSDTRPQAPSRGWRESQESGIQVHWLPVPYSNAMSYPDRIRAFSHFAVNSTRRAAQLSGDVFFATSTPLTIAVPGIFASRWNSRPMVFEVRDLWPAIPIAVGALKNRSAILAAQMLEKAAYAGAAHIVALSPGMKAGVEAAGVSPEKITIIPNLCDPERFQVPPSEGQAFRQKYAWLGDRPMVLYAGTLGLVNGVGYLVRLAKEMLTRDPEVRFVVMGQGREEADLHALAEKLGVKDHNLFFLPSVPKAQVPAVLSAATIATSLFTDVNGMQDNSANKFFDALAAGRPLALNYGGWQAELLDQEPFGLRLPPRDLPVAADLLAKKLRDPKWLAEAGALAGRLGRERYSADIAAQRLAEVLQRAAAAARS comes from the coding sequence ATGAAGATCGTCTACCTGCACCAGTACTTCAACACGCCCACCATGCACGGGGGCACGCGCTCCTACGAGCTCGCGCGCCGGCTGGTCGGCATGGGCCACGAGGTCCACATGGTGACCTCCGACACCCGGCCGCAGGCGCCCTCGCGCGGCTGGCGCGAGTCGCAGGAGAGCGGCATCCAGGTGCACTGGCTGCCGGTGCCCTACAGCAACGCCATGAGCTACCCGGACCGCATCCGCGCCTTCAGCCACTTCGCGGTCAACTCCACGCGCCGCGCGGCGCAGCTGTCCGGCGACGTCTTCTTCGCCACCAGCACGCCGCTGACCATCGCCGTGCCGGGCATCTTCGCCTCGCGCTGGAACAGCCGGCCCATGGTGTTCGAGGTGCGCGACCTGTGGCCCGCCATCCCCATCGCGGTGGGCGCGCTCAAGAACCGCTCCGCCATCCTGGCCGCGCAGATGCTGGAGAAGGCCGCGTACGCGGGGGCGGCACACATCGTCGCGCTGTCGCCGGGCATGAAGGCCGGCGTGGAGGCGGCGGGCGTGTCGCCGGAGAAGATCACCATCATCCCCAACCTCTGCGACCCGGAGCGCTTCCAGGTGCCGCCGTCCGAGGGGCAGGCGTTCCGCCAGAAGTACGCGTGGCTGGGGGACCGGCCCATGGTGCTGTACGCGGGCACGCTGGGGCTGGTGAACGGCGTGGGCTACCTGGTGCGGCTGGCGAAGGAGATGCTGACACGGGACCCGGAGGTGCGCTTCGTCGTCATGGGCCAGGGCCGCGAGGAGGCGGACCTGCACGCGCTGGCGGAGAAGCTGGGCGTGAAGGACCACAACCTCTTCTTCCTGCCCAGCGTGCCCAAGGCGCAGGTGCCCGCCGTGCTCAGCGCGGCCACCATCGCCACGTCCCTCTTCACCGACGTGAACGGCATGCAGGACAACTCCGCCAACAAGTTCTTCGACGCGCTCGCCGCGGGCCGGCCGCTGGCGCTCAACTACGGCGGCTGGCAGGCGGAGCTGCTGGACCAGGAGCCCTTCGGCCTGCGCCTGCCACCCCGGGACCTCCCCGTGGCGGCGGACCTGCTGGCGAAGAAGCTGCGCGACCCGAAGTGGCTCGCGGAGGCCGGCGCGCTCGCCGGACGCCTGGGCCGGGAGCGCTACTCCGCGGACATCGCGGCCCAGCGCCTGGCGGAAGTGCTGCAACGTGCGGCGGCGGCGGCGCGCTCGTGA
- a CDS encoding sugar transferase, producing MRRQTGAGRLLKRCIDVVAAGLGLICLSPVMAATALFVRVTMGRPVLFRQQRPGLGGRLFTVLKFRSMLDATDAQGQVLPDEQRLTWAGRLLRSTSLDELPQLWNVLRGDMSLVGPRPLLVEYLPRYSAEQARRHDVLPGITGWAQINGRNALHWDERFRMDVWYVDHWSLALDFKVLALTVLRVLQRQGISFVSDATMHKFAGNAAEQEQRPEPSVMALRQGGEAPFSSPSGEPGSGPRRAPPPPPARAPGR from the coding sequence ATGCGAAGACAGACAGGGGCCGGACGGCTCCTCAAGCGGTGCATCGACGTCGTGGCCGCGGGGCTGGGCCTGATCTGCCTGTCACCGGTGATGGCCGCCACGGCGCTGTTCGTCCGCGTGACGATGGGCCGCCCCGTCCTCTTCCGCCAGCAGCGACCGGGCCTGGGGGGCAGGCTGTTCACGGTCCTCAAGTTCCGCTCCATGCTGGACGCGACGGACGCGCAGGGGCAGGTGCTCCCGGACGAGCAGCGCCTCACGTGGGCCGGGCGGCTGCTGCGCTCCACCAGCCTGGATGAGCTGCCCCAGCTGTGGAACGTGCTCCGGGGGGACATGAGCCTCGTCGGGCCCCGCCCGCTGCTCGTCGAGTACCTGCCGCGCTACTCCGCCGAACAGGCGCGGCGCCACGACGTGCTGCCCGGCATCACCGGCTGGGCGCAGATCAACGGCCGCAACGCCCTGCACTGGGACGAGCGCTTCCGGATGGACGTCTGGTACGTGGACCACTGGAGCCTGGCGCTGGACTTCAAGGTGCTGGCGCTGACGGTGCTGCGCGTCCTGCAGCGCCAGGGCATCTCCTTCGTGAGCGACGCGACGATGCACAAGTTCGCCGGCAACGCCGCGGAGCAGGAGCAGCGGCCGGAGCCTAGCGTCATGGCGCTCCGGCAGGGCGGGGAGGCCCCCTTCAGCTCCCCGTCCGGAGAACCGGGTTCCGGGCCACGGCGCGCACCACCTCCACCACCCGCTCGAGCTCCGGGGCGGTGA
- a CDS encoding polysaccharide export protein codes for MKQFLSFALALCVSACAWGPGMQMDEDAFRERYAGKADAGADDAFQVVTIDASLLLKQQAARQQVRSAPLRDPLAQVAVDYDYKVSAHDVLSVIVWDHPELTIPAGEFRSAEATGHPVAADGTMFYPHVGVIPVAGKTLRAIRELLTQRLASVIERPQLDVRVVGFRGQKVQVTGEVVAPGTLPITDVPLRVQDAISQARGFGPEADLRTVTLNRAGTTFTLDLQALYEQGDVSQNWLLADGDIVNVADRSRNKVFVLGEVRKPSSRLMVKGRMTLAEAIGDSEGVDPLTSNPGRIYVIRGNFDRPSIYKLDASSPDALLLAAQFQLQPHDVVFVSAHDLTRWNRIIQQIQPTVQLLWQAVDIGDRTIIIDNP; via the coding sequence ATGAAGCAATTCCTTTCTTTCGCCCTGGCCCTGTGCGTGAGCGCCTGCGCCTGGGGCCCCGGCATGCAGATGGACGAGGATGCCTTCCGGGAGCGGTACGCCGGAAAGGCAGACGCGGGCGCGGACGACGCCTTCCAGGTCGTCACCATCGACGCGTCCCTGCTGCTCAAGCAGCAGGCGGCGCGCCAGCAGGTCCGCTCCGCGCCCCTGAGGGATCCGCTGGCGCAGGTGGCCGTGGACTACGACTACAAGGTGAGCGCCCATGACGTGCTGAGCGTCATCGTCTGGGACCACCCGGAGCTCACCATCCCCGCGGGCGAGTTCCGCTCCGCGGAGGCCACGGGCCACCCGGTGGCGGCGGACGGGACGATGTTCTACCCCCACGTGGGCGTCATCCCGGTCGCGGGCAAGACGCTGCGGGCCATCCGCGAGCTGCTCACGCAGCGGCTGGCCAGCGTCATCGAGCGGCCCCAATTGGACGTGCGCGTGGTGGGCTTCCGGGGACAGAAGGTCCAGGTGACGGGCGAGGTGGTGGCGCCCGGCACCCTGCCCATCACCGACGTGCCCCTGCGCGTGCAGGACGCCATCAGCCAGGCGCGGGGCTTCGGTCCGGAGGCGGACCTGCGCACCGTCACGCTCAACCGCGCGGGCACCACCTTCACCCTGGACCTGCAGGCCCTCTACGAACAGGGGGACGTGAGCCAGAACTGGCTGCTCGCGGACGGGGACATCGTCAACGTCGCGGACCGCAGCCGCAACAAGGTCTTCGTGCTGGGTGAGGTGCGCAAGCCTTCCTCGCGCCTGATGGTGAAGGGGCGGATGACGCTGGCGGAGGCCATCGGGGACAGCGAGGGGGTTGATCCGCTGACCTCCAACCCGGGCCGCATCTACGTCATCCGGGGCAACTTCGACCGGCCGTCCATCTACAAACTCGACGCGAGCTCCCCGGACGCGCTGCTGCTCGCGGCGCAGTTCCAATTACAACCACACGACGTCGTCTTCGTCTCCGCGCACGACTTGACGCGCTGGAACCGCATCATCCAGCAGATCCAGCCAACAGTGCAGCTGCTCTGGCAGGCAGTGGATATCGGAGACAGAACCATCATCATCGACAACCCATGA
- a CDS encoding DegT/DnrJ/EryC1/StrS family aminotransferase, protein MSSRIYLSSPHMGTLERRYVDDAFASNWIAPLGPHVDAFQEEFARCVGSPHALALSSGTAALHLALQLVGVGPGDDVLVSTLTFSASVNPIRYLGASPVFIDSERDSWNMDPALLEEELALRARAGRLPRAVVVVHLYGQSADLDPLLDACDRYGVPVVEDAAEALGSSYKGRAPGTFGRVGIYSFNGNKILTTSGGGMLVSSDGQLIQHALKLATQARDAAPHYQHSEIGYNYRLSNVLAAIGRGQLLVLEDRVLARRANHAFYAKAFADLPGITFMPEAPWGRHTRWLTTVTVDPEAFGADRETLRLALEKENIEARPVWKPMHLQPVFASFDRRRGSVAEDLFQRGLCLPSGSNLTAPELERVVEVVRAVARNPVLRTGS, encoded by the coding sequence ATGTCCTCCCGCATCTACCTGTCCTCGCCCCACATGGGCACGCTGGAGCGTCGCTACGTCGACGACGCGTTCGCCAGCAACTGGATCGCCCCGCTGGGCCCGCATGTGGACGCCTTCCAGGAGGAGTTCGCCCGGTGCGTCGGCAGTCCGCACGCGCTCGCGCTGAGCTCCGGCACGGCCGCGCTGCACCTGGCGCTCCAGCTGGTGGGCGTGGGGCCCGGTGACGACGTGCTCGTGAGCACGCTCACCTTCTCCGCCTCCGTGAACCCCATCCGCTACCTGGGCGCGTCCCCCGTCTTCATCGACAGCGAGCGGGACTCCTGGAACATGGACCCGGCCTTGCTGGAGGAGGAGCTGGCCCTGCGCGCCCGCGCGGGCCGGCTGCCGCGGGCCGTCGTCGTGGTCCACCTGTATGGCCAGAGCGCGGACCTGGACCCGCTGCTGGACGCCTGCGACCGCTACGGCGTCCCCGTGGTGGAGGACGCGGCGGAGGCCCTGGGCAGCTCCTACAAGGGCCGGGCCCCGGGCACGTTCGGCCGGGTGGGCATCTACTCCTTCAACGGCAATAAAATCCTCACCACCTCCGGGGGCGGGATGCTGGTGTCCTCCGACGGGCAGCTCATCCAGCACGCGCTCAAGCTGGCGACGCAGGCGCGCGACGCCGCGCCGCACTACCAGCACTCGGAGATTGGCTACAACTACCGGCTGAGCAACGTGCTGGCCGCCATTGGCCGGGGGCAGCTGCTGGTGCTGGAGGACCGGGTCCTCGCGCGCCGCGCCAACCACGCCTTCTACGCGAAGGCCTTCGCGGACCTGCCCGGCATCACGTTCATGCCGGAGGCCCCGTGGGGCCGGCATACGCGCTGGCTGACCACCGTCACGGTGGACCCGGAGGCGTTCGGCGCGGACCGGGAGACGCTGCGCCTGGCGCTCGAAAAGGAGAACATCGAGGCGCGGCCGGTGTGGAAGCCCATGCACCTGCAGCCCGTGTTCGCCTCCTTCGACCGGCGGCGCGGAAGCGTGGCGGAGGACTTGTTCCAGCGGGGGCTGTGCCTGCCCTCCGGCTCCAACCTCACCGCCCCGGAGCTCGAGCGGGTGGTGGAGGTGGTGCGCGCCGTGGCCCGGAACCCGGTTCTCCGGACGGGGAGCTGA
- a CDS encoding GNAT family N-acetyltransferase, whose translation MLVPDAGASALSEEFFCSAHHLRAEGVTHTLVIRGHAGGALCLPLIVRPIEGTPYRDAISPYGFPGGAMEGLSGVSKHDVDWADTELVSIFVRDRVQGPRCFAEPTARNEVFFVDPGLPLVLREMHRRHQRRNVRQGFVSTVCVAREAPREERQGFMDVYRQTMVRDHARARYFFSDGYFEELFTAPGAWLATTRAPDGQVASSALVVRSDGLLHYYLGGTADAHLTQSPAKNVFGAMIELCTRLGLPLHLGGGLQPGDGLEDFKRGFANASTRLHTHEIVCEPGVYSSLSEGLPAGTFFPAYRAPRS comes from the coding sequence ATGCTGGTTCCCGACGCGGGAGCCTCGGCGCTGTCGGAGGAGTTCTTCTGCTCCGCGCACCACCTCCGGGCCGAAGGGGTGACCCACACGCTGGTCATCCGGGGCCACGCGGGGGGAGCGCTCTGCCTGCCACTCATCGTGCGGCCCATTGAGGGCACGCCCTACCGCGACGCCATCTCCCCGTATGGGTTTCCCGGGGGCGCGATGGAGGGCTTGAGCGGGGTGTCCAAGCACGACGTGGATTGGGCGGACACGGAGCTGGTCAGCATCTTCGTGCGCGACCGCGTCCAGGGCCCGCGCTGCTTCGCGGAGCCCACCGCGCGCAACGAGGTGTTCTTCGTCGACCCGGGGCTGCCGCTGGTCCTGCGGGAGATGCACCGCCGCCACCAGCGGCGCAACGTCAGGCAGGGCTTCGTGAGCACCGTGTGCGTCGCCCGTGAGGCGCCCCGCGAGGAGCGGCAGGGCTTCATGGACGTGTACCGGCAGACCATGGTCCGCGACCACGCCCGCGCCCGGTACTTCTTCTCCGACGGCTACTTCGAGGAGCTGTTCACCGCCCCGGGCGCCTGGCTCGCGACGACGCGCGCCCCGGACGGGCAGGTCGCCTCCAGCGCGCTCGTCGTCCGCAGTGACGGCCTCCTGCACTACTACCTGGGAGGGACCGCGGACGCGCACCTGACGCAGTCGCCGGCGAAGAACGTCTTCGGTGCGATGATTGAGCTGTGCACGCGCCTGGGGCTCCCCCTGCACCTGGGGGGCGGGCTCCAGCCGGGCGACGGCCTGGAGGACTTCAAGCGGGGCTTCGCGAACGCGAGCACGCGCCTCCACACGCATGAGATCGTCTGCGAGCCGGGGGTGTACTCCAGCCTGTCGGAGGGCCTGCCCGCCGGGACCTTCTTTCCGGCCTACCGCGCGCCCCGGAGCTAG